In Candidatus Vicinibacter proximus, the following are encoded in one genomic region:
- a CDS encoding ABC transporter permease: MKTLFHLGKYVVWLGQVFKKPENATMYWRETLRQMINIGIGSLIIIAIISVFIGAVTAVQFSYQMEGSLIPRYYIGYIVRDMTIMELAPTFSCMVLAGKVGSNLASEIGGMRQKEHIDAMEIMGVNTAAYLVQPKIIASIIVIPMLVCVGAFISIIGGYLASVPTGLFSNEEYVQGLRSFFVPYNVTMMFVKAVTFSFLLTTISCYQGYFVKGGSIELGNASTQAVVYSNILILLSDYIIAMLMTT, encoded by the coding sequence ATGAAAACCTTATTTCATCTGGGAAAATATGTAGTGTGGCTGGGCCAGGTATTCAAAAAACCTGAGAACGCCACGATGTATTGGCGTGAGACACTTCGCCAAATGATCAACATAGGTATTGGATCCCTCATTATCATTGCCATCATTTCCGTATTTATCGGGGCGGTAACTGCAGTCCAGTTTTCCTACCAAATGGAAGGCTCACTGATCCCAAGATATTATATCGGTTATATCGTGCGGGATATGACGATTATGGAATTGGCACCAACTTTTAGTTGTATGGTATTGGCCGGAAAGGTTGGTTCCAATCTGGCTTCCGAAATCGGTGGTATGCGGCAAAAAGAACACATTGATGCCATGGAGATCATGGGGGTAAATACTGCAGCCTATTTGGTCCAACCTAAAATAATTGCATCGATCATAGTGATTCCGATGTTAGTCTGTGTCGGTGCATTCATCAGCATTATTGGTGGTTATTTAGCCAGTGTACCTACAGGTTTGTTCAGCAATGAAGAATACGTTCAGGGCCTGAGATCCTTTTTTGTTCCCTACAACGTCACAATGATGTTTGTTAAAGCCGTCACCTTTTCATTTCTTCTTACTACCATTTCATGTTATCAGGGATACTTTGTGAAAGGGGGCAGCATTGAGTTGGGGAATGCCAGTACACAAGCTGTCGTTTATTCCAACATACTGATTTTGTTGTCAGATTATATTATTGCAATGTTAATGACCACATGA
- a CDS encoding ATP-binding cassette domain-containing protein: MIRAENIYKNFGTQEVLKNISCTFEQGKTNLIIGRSGAGKTVFLKILIGLVTPTQGHVYFNDVDFYSLNKKQTRELRMQIGMLFQGSALFDSMTVEENIRFPMDMFTTKTAKEKLMQVDHCLERVNLQGNNKKYPSELSGGMQKRVGIARAIVLNPKYLFCDEPNSGLDPKTSIVIDDLIMDITHEMNIITVINTHDMNSVMQIGEKIVFFHEGRLEWTGTKDEVLASTNEILEGFIFASPFLQKLRAQIKI; encoded by the coding sequence ATGATCAGAGCAGAAAATATTTACAAAAATTTTGGAACCCAGGAGGTTTTAAAAAATATCAGCTGCACCTTCGAACAAGGGAAAACCAATCTGATTATCGGAAGGTCAGGTGCCGGAAAAACAGTTTTTCTTAAAATCCTTATTGGCTTAGTAACGCCCACTCAGGGACATGTTTATTTTAATGATGTCGATTTTTATTCTCTCAATAAAAAACAAACCCGTGAATTAAGAATGCAAATAGGTATGTTGTTTCAAGGTTCTGCATTGTTTGATTCCATGACGGTGGAGGAAAATATTCGTTTTCCGATGGACATGTTTACTACCAAAACAGCTAAAGAAAAACTAATGCAGGTAGATCATTGTCTGGAACGTGTGAATCTACAAGGAAACAATAAAAAGTATCCGTCCGAATTATCCGGCGGAATGCAAAAAAGAGTGGGTATTGCAAGAGCTATTGTACTGAATCCAAAATATCTTTTTTGTGATGAACCAAACAGCGGGTTGGATCCTAAAACCAGCATTGTAATTGATGATTTAATTATGGACATCACGCATGAAATGAACATAATTACGGTGATTAATACGCACGACATGAACAGTGTAATGCAAATCGGTGAAAAAATTGTCTTCTTTCATGAAGGCAGACTGGAATGGACAGGAACCAAAGATGAAGTTTTAGCCAGTACAAATGAGATCCTCGAAGGCTTTATTTTTGCTTCTCCTTTTCTACAAAAACTTAGGGCACAAATTAAAATTTAA
- a CDS encoding efflux RND transporter periplasmic adaptor subunit: MTTTKKTKWWIWALIAAIILLITAAILKNKSKPKGTEVVVEKVELRDITETVSASGKIYPEKEIKISSDVSGEIVELYVEEGDSVKAGQIIARINPDVYLSAVERSSAGVNAARSQAGASKVNINAAEAQKDQVKAQVENAQKVFARNKKLFSDGIISQADLEASEAQLKNLESSLRSAESNIEAIKKQSQGSSYQVKDAEAVLKEQKTNLGRTTIKAPAGGIISKLNVEKGERVVGTMQMSGTEMMRIADLNAMEVQVEVSENDIVRVNIGDEADIEVDAYQNKKFTGRVTEVSNSASNLGTGIGGSISTDQVTKFIVKVRIEKESYADLVAGNSAAPFKPGMSATVEIKTSKVENVLSIPIQAVVAYDPDAELKKKKEKEKAAGESIAKTEKKVAIKENPFIEAVFILMGDTVHRVDVKTGIQDQNFIEIISGLKEGDEVVTGPYVAISRELKSGNKAHRKKEESDEKKKK, translated from the coding sequence ATGACGACCACAAAAAAAACAAAATGGTGGATTTGGGCATTGATTGCCGCCATAATTTTACTCATAACGGCAGCAATATTAAAAAACAAATCAAAGCCTAAAGGAACGGAGGTAGTAGTTGAAAAAGTAGAGCTTAGGGATATCACTGAAACCGTTTCTGCAAGTGGAAAGATATATCCCGAGAAAGAAATAAAAATCTCGTCTGATGTGTCCGGAGAAATTGTTGAGCTCTATGTGGAAGAAGGAGATTCTGTGAAAGCAGGCCAGATCATTGCACGCATCAATCCTGATGTTTATTTATCAGCAGTGGAAAGATCTTCTGCAGGAGTTAATGCAGCAAGATCACAAGCAGGTGCAAGCAAAGTTAACATTAATGCTGCCGAAGCACAGAAAGATCAGGTCAAAGCTCAGGTTGAAAATGCACAAAAAGTTTTTGCGAGGAATAAAAAATTATTCAGCGATGGCATTATTTCTCAGGCCGACCTTGAAGCTTCGGAAGCACAATTAAAAAATCTGGAATCCAGTCTGAGATCAGCAGAATCAAACATTGAGGCCATTAAAAAACAATCTCAAGGCTCATCCTATCAAGTAAAAGATGCAGAGGCTGTATTGAAAGAACAAAAAACCAATTTAGGAAGGACCACGATTAAGGCGCCCGCTGGTGGCATTATTTCTAAACTCAATGTGGAAAAAGGGGAACGTGTGGTAGGTACTATGCAAATGAGCGGTACAGAAATGATGCGCATTGCTGATCTAAACGCAATGGAAGTCCAGGTTGAAGTAAGCGAAAATGATATAGTCAGAGTGAATATCGGTGATGAGGCAGATATTGAAGTCGATGCATATCAAAATAAAAAATTCACGGGAAGGGTAACTGAAGTATCCAACAGTGCTTCAAACTTAGGAACCGGCATTGGCGGTTCAATCTCTACAGATCAGGTCACCAAATTTATAGTGAAGGTCAGGATAGAAAAGGAATCTTATGCAGATTTGGTTGCAGGTAACAGTGCTGCTCCATTCAAACCAGGAATGTCTGCAACCGTAGAAATTAAAACCAGTAAAGTGGAAAATGTTTTAAGCATTCCTATTCAGGCGGTAGTTGCCTATGACCCCGACGCAGAATTGAAAAAGAAAAAAGAAAAGGAAAAAGCAGCAGGAGAAAGTATCGCCAAAACAGAAAAAAAAGTTGCCATTAAAGAAAATCCATTCATCGAAGCAGTATTTATACTTATGGGTGATACGGTCCACAGAGTGGATGTTAAAACCGGCATCCAGGATCAGAATTTTATTGAAATAATCAGTGGACTGAAAGAAGGGGATGAAGTGGTAACCGGACCCTATGTGGCTATTTCCAGAGAACTAAAATCTGGTAACAAAGCACATAGAAAGAAGGAAGAGAGCGATGAAAAGAAAAAGAAATAA
- a CDS encoding fatty acid desaturase, with product MKELNLEKEEFISKVKLALKTLREYQKPDNKKAIIQILNSFGPFFGIWVAIYFLWDYSIVLSVLLAILNAFFLVRIFIIQHDCGHNSFVESTSWRKRIGYFCSLVSSVPYSYWAKSHHFHHMNNGMLEVRDIGDIDTLTVKEFASLTKFQRLKYRLYRSGIVMFFFGPLYYIFIHNRLPLVNLEEFKKYKPGLFLNNVIYAAIMVGLCFILDWKKFLTVHMLILSLFAIIAIWFFYIQHQHEHGYKEWRNRWEFMYAAIKGSSYYKLPKILHWFTGNIAIHHIHHLNPAIPNYNLQKCEKAIPWFHKYTTEITVWESFKLATHKLWDENTQRMITFREYYRMEKMGLIGA from the coding sequence ATGAAAGAATTGAATTTAGAAAAAGAGGAGTTTATTTCAAAAGTCAAGTTGGCTTTAAAGACTCTAAGAGAATATCAAAAACCCGATAATAAAAAAGCCATCATCCAGATATTGAATTCGTTTGGACCTTTTTTTGGTATATGGGTGGCCATTTATTTTTTATGGGATTACAGCATTGTCTTGTCTGTGCTATTGGCAATATTGAATGCATTTTTTCTAGTGCGGATTTTTATCATTCAACACGATTGCGGACACAACAGTTTTGTGGAATCTACAAGTTGGCGCAAACGAATAGGTTATTTCTGTAGTTTAGTGAGTTCCGTGCCTTATAGCTATTGGGCAAAATCTCACCATTTTCACCACATGAACAACGGTATGCTCGAGGTAAGAGATATTGGTGATATTGACACGCTAACGGTAAAAGAATTTGCCTCCTTGACCAAATTCCAAAGACTTAAATATCGATTATACCGCTCTGGGATCGTCATGTTTTTCTTTGGACCGCTTTACTATATTTTTATTCATAATAGATTACCATTGGTAAATCTTGAAGAATTCAAAAAGTACAAGCCAGGTTTGTTTTTGAATAATGTAATTTATGCAGCCATCATGGTTGGCTTGTGTTTCATACTCGACTGGAAGAAATTTCTTACCGTGCACATGCTCATACTTTCCTTGTTCGCCATAATTGCCATTTGGTTTTTTTATATCCAGCATCAGCATGAGCATGGTTATAAAGAATGGAGAAATCGGTGGGAGTTTATGTATGCAGCCATCAAAGGAAGCAGTTATTATAAATTGCCTAAAATATTACATTGGTTTACCGGAAATATAGCCATTCACCACATCCATCACTTAAATCCGGCAATTCCTAATTATAATCTTCAAAAATGTGAGAAGGCCATTCCGTGGTTTCATAAATACACTACGGAGATCACGGTATGGGAAAGCTTTAAATTAGCGACCCACAAATTATGGGACGAAAATACCCAGCGGATGATCACCTTCCGGGAATATTACCGTATGGAAAAAATGGGATTGATAGGCGCATAG